Within Telopea speciosissima isolate NSW1024214 ecotype Mountain lineage chromosome 8, Tspe_v1, whole genome shotgun sequence, the genomic segment GGCATGATgcattggaattttttttttcacacctTTCTTGATGAACTATAAGGTGCTTTATCTCAAACAGTTTCTCCAATATGAGCTCactgtttctttcaaatttaatTTTGCGTCACAATTAACTTCAAATATTGTGCCAATTGGGTACCTTTGTTTTTTTCCAGTTGAAAAATAGGGCCATATATGTATTTAATGATTGTGGTGAGGCACCTAGCTGGGTCGGTGGGATCCATCCCTATTGGAGAGTGAAACTAAACACTGGGATCCCAGCTGTGTGTGGCAGCCAAACTAATTATTGCTAGCTTTCCCATCGGCCAATGAATTCAGAGAGATCAGTCATAAGATGGGATtttcaatttcagaaatttGGTACTAGATAATCTCTGTTGAATGGGTTGATTTGTGGTTTGGAAAGTCCAGTGCTAATTACTCATGCAGTTCATTGtggatctctctctcgctctctccagCCCTTACCCCTAGTGGAATGGTTGAGATTAATTTGGGGGAGGATGATGGCTTAAATATGATCATACATTGCAATCGGTGATGTCCTGATTGAAGTTTGGTCCTGGCTGGAAGAATATTGTACTTGATACACCTAGTTTTTGTAATAATGTCAATTTGTAAGCTTCATGTTATTATTAATTGATTCATTGACAAACAAGTGAAAATGTAGGTAAGATACTGAACTTGCTATATTCAGGAATTTATGTATAAGTTTGTAGAATACTATTATCTTATTCAACTTAATTCTGAGATTTTCTTGtgcttttaataatttttattgatACATTTAGATTTATTGGACCATCTCTACTTATATTTGTGCTTGTCAGAAGAGGATTCTGTATCCAAAGAGAAGGTCGTACAGCAGCCTCATTAGCACTTTGAGGTCATACAACAGACAAATGTTCGAAGGTTACAGGAGCCCTtaatgtaccattccatgtttTCAAATCTCAAAGAACCTTTTTagttattaaataaaaaatatgattcGTTTTCTATTTTATGACAATGAGAATTGTCCTTTTTAATAGTATCGCGTTGACCCTGCAATCCTTGATTCAAGTAAGCCTGGAATATGAGGTACCTTCAAGCTGCAGATAAGGAAAATCAGTAGGTCAACTTAAATCTATGGGTAAGGCTGGCTTATTACTCATGCGTGAATGACTCTGATTGTTCAttatgttgggggggggggggacagctATTTAGGAGGCTGATTTtcagttttatttatttagagtAAAACAAGTGGTGAATTGACATGGCTGGGTTAGAGGAGCTGAAAAAGAAGCTTACACCTCTTCTCAATGTTGAGGACTTCTCAATTGGAacacccttggacccctgtgaaTCTTATATGGTAAGTCCTTATTATTCTATTTGTGGTTTGGAATGCAAAGTACTGGAAATTTTGGGACAAGTTCTCTCTGATACCCTTCTTCTTTCCTGAAGGTATCAGATGGTGGGACTGTTAACTTGCTAAGCAGATCCTGTGGAATATACAACATCAATGAGCTTGGATTGCATAAGCGGACATCTGGACTTATAGATGAAATAGATGACAGTGAAAAGACATATCGATGTGCTTCACGTGAGATGCGTATATTTGGAGCCATAGGTAGTGGTGCAAGCAGTGTTGTTCAGAGAGCTATCCATGTACCCACTCACAGAATTTTAGCCCTTAAGAAGATTAATATATTTGAAAAGGTTTGGCTCCTCTTGCTTTGAATATTTACTGTTTATTCAAATGAAAAATCTTGGTCTTTATTTGTTTTCAGCTCAGGATTGTGTGTGTCTGCTGCAACAGTGCTTTCGTGTGATCAGACTTCCTTATCAAGGTTGTCACAATGCCTGCATAAGCATAGTGATAGATTTTCTGGTTAACATAGTGCCTAGACTCTTGAGGCAATCACCCAGTGCCTTAAGCAGATCATAAATACATTACTCCCTCTGTCCCACAATGACTGTACCTCTTTGAAAAAGCCCAAAGGTTAAGGAGTGGTTAAGGCACTAAAACCCCCTCATTCGCAATGTTGCCCTTCCATTACTTATGTACTTTATTTAAGTTGGGTAATTAATGACTCCGGTATTCAATGCTATGGGATTAAACATAAGCTTCATAATAACTCACTGCTTTTTTTGTGAGACGAACAAAAATATTGGGACAGCCAAAACAGAGGGGGAGGACAATCTTTGTGGGACATAGGGACAACTTTTTTATATAGTATATATCGAGAATGTATGCGATCTAGGGTTTAAGGTGTAGTAAATATatatggtttagggtttagtgtgtgtgtatatatatatatatatatataaagcgaTTAAGCGTATTTCTTTGGTTGGTTGTCTAGGCATTGTCTAGGGCAGATGCTGAGAACACTGCCTTCTTGCAACCTAAAATATTCAGCTTCGATAACATTTGAGTCATTTTATGGAAATATTTGACCAATCTGGAGGGAGGAGGTATTTTTCTTAACTAGAATTGGGCAGGTCTGACTTGTGGTATGGATGATTACTTCCTTGTGAATGGTTTGTGTCTTCCAGTGATAAAATCAAGTACTATGTGTCCATTCAGTTAGGGGTCTTTGCTATTGATTACTGGCCAAACTTTAATCCCATGATGCTCTTATCCAATGTGTATCCATGTAGAGATGTGGAAATGCTGTTGAACTTGGTCACTATCTAAAGGACTCTagcttgtttatttatttaaatggCATTACTTTCTATTACTTCACTGCAAAAAGAACATGAAACACAGTTCTACTTGAATTGAATTCTCAGAAGTTTGGACAACATTAGAAAATGGCACTACCGCAGTTACAGCCCTTATAAGTCAGCTTTCTGGAAGCCCTTGCAAAGGATAATAGATCAATACAATGAAGTTGTGTTTTTCCAGAATAAATTATAAGCAATATAGTTGCATGTAAATGATGCAGGAGTGCTTGTAGaacttttttttaacttttcacaattttcttttatattttttttcaaatctatgATCAACCTCTCAATAAAGAGTTAACTATGTCACTTAAAATTACTTTTTCTTGCATCCCATGGAAAAATTCAGTATGGTTTGGTTTCACCCACCTTACAGGCTGGCACTTGGATGACTACCGTAGTGTAATTCTTCAATTCACTCTAAGACAACCTTGTGAAGTCCACATGAATGGGTGTGGAACATGGGATCCGTTTCCCATATTGCTTTACAGTACTTGAGCATTCTATATTGGAAATATTTTTAAGTATAAAGAGCATCCTGGTGCACGaagctcccgctactgcagggtctgggaggggcaaatgtacacagccttatcccctgctttgcaggagaggctgattccaagttttgaaccagcaaccaacaggttgcaatagcgcaacttaaccgtgCCGCCAGAGCTCGCCCAATATATTGGAAATATTTTTAAgtataagaaattaaaatggAAGAAGTTTTAATGATCTACAACAGTGATAATTTTCAGTGTATTACTGCAGCTGTACTCTGAGATTGAATTGACCAGGTTTGCTTCTGGGATACGTGCAAACCAAAAACTTGTGCATAACCTGGCAAAAAATGGATTAGAATTCAAGAATTGAGATTGAAAATTTGATGAAGATGctagtttttgttttctcttacatagtttttatttttattttgggtgtATTCAAGGAGAAAAGGCAACAGCTTCTTAATGAGATACGGACATTATGTGAGGCACCTTGTTACCAGGGTTTAGTGGAATTCCATGGAGCATTTTATACCCCTGACTCAGGACAAATAAGCATAGCTTTGGAATATATGGATGGGGGGTCTCTGGCGGATGTTTTAAGAGTGCGAAAATGTATACCAGAACCAGTTCTTTCATCTATGGTTCAAAAACTCCTACAAGTAAGCATCTTCTCTTGTTTTACTCTATGCTTTCCCTTTTAGGGTAGACTAACATTATTTTGTTGCATGAAATATTTCTCTCGTGTgcttatatttttatttttggggtcaTTTGTGAAGGGACTGAGCTACTTACATGGAGCACGATATTTAGTTCACAGAGACATTAAGCCTGCAAATTTGCTTATGAATCTCAAGGGGGAGCCAAAGATTACTGATTTTGGCATAAGTGCTGGTTTGGAGAATTCAGTGGCAATGGTCAGTGATTTGTGGTCCTACATTTATGTATGCTTAGGGTTATATTCCTCTATAACTTGGTATCgttatatttgatttttttttttttgtctaggagagtcctttttctttccatttcatTTGTCTTGGCTGctgtttctattttgttgatATGGAGATCAAGTATCAGAGATTTGGCTAACATATTTTTGGATGTGGTTCACCAGTGTGCTACTTTCGTTGGAACTGTTACATATATGTCCCCTGAGAGAATTCGAAATGAGACCTATTCTTATCCAGCTGACATTTGGAGCCTTGGACTATCTTTATTTGAATGTGGTACCGGAGAATTCCCATATACTGCTAATGAAGGACCTGTTAATCTTATGTTACAGGTGATGTacctttaattaattatttgaataGTTTCTTCATTCAATTTTAGTTTACATTCTGAATTCATGCTTCTCTTGGAAGTCTTTGACAACCAAATTCTAATCAAGGGGTAAAAACATATCCAACCTTCTTGAACCTAGATACATGGGAAGGGTTCTTATCATGGGTGGCCTAGATGAACTCTTTTCTGGACATCTGGTAGCCTACAGTGATGTTCTTTTGTTGTCTCATATTAAGTCCTCCTGCTAGTTTGGGAATGATCTGTGTCAACTTGATGAACTGGATTCAATATCTGATAAATCTGTTGAGCCAGAGACAATAACCCTGTCAGGTCTTCTATATATAATCCAAACAGTCAGGACATTTTGAATTTGCATCATTGTCTTCATGTCCAGGCTTGCGCTGGTAGGGGGTGGGACACCacgcttgtgtgtgtgtgtgtgcatgctTCCAAGTCCTAGTCCAAAATTAGGGTCCAATTCAGGCCGCTAGAGTACATCAGATTATTGTCCAACCCAAATCCAAATTCttcgtttaccaaaaaaaaaaatccagattcTTCCGAATTTTTCTGCCcctgatttttttgtttgtgtatGTGTGCTCATACATCCGAGGGAATTTCTATAATGCATTCATCTTGGAATTTACTATTTCCTGGTTCTGTTTAACATGCTTTTATGCATTCTGATGGCAACTTTCAACTTCCACATGTTGTTTTGTTCCTTCTACTGCCCACATATTTGTTTAGCAGCTTACAAGCCTGTCCACTTTATGGTAGATATTGGATGacccatcaccatcaccatctaaATACTCACTTTCACCAGAATTCTGTTCGTTCATTGATGCTTGCTTGCAAAAGGATCCAGATACAAGACCAACAGCGGACCAGGTAAGCCAGAAAGCATTTATAGGAAATCAAAATGTATGTTCTCTCTTTCCCTTGCACAATACATTGTTTATGTAAatatttcccttccctttccagAAGACATTGTTTATATGAATATTAGCATTAATAGGAAGGTAGAATATATGTTCTGTGACTAAATGTGTCAATTTACTGGAAAACCCATATATTGTTATCAAAACTTAGGCAATTCCTCTCTGTACCAGTTCAAACACGATCTGAAATTTGAGTTGTTTCATTAGGATGTGATCTttattatgttcttttcttgaGAAACCCCTGATTGGTTTTCATTTTCAGATTGTCAAcagtatttaattatttattggtACTGAATGTCTGGCAGCTTCTTTCACATCCATTTATTAAAAAGTATGAGAACGCCGGAGTAGACCTAGCAGGATTCGTTCGAAGTGTTTTTGATCCAATGCAAAGGATGAAGGATTTAGCAGATGTAAGTCATAATACTAGCCTATTTTCAAATCTCTAATTGCCTTCAATATGTGCTACCATTTTCCAGTCTCGATAAGTTGGAATTAGAAATGGCTATCCAGTGGGAAACCAGAACCTGGGATCCACTGTTATGCATGCCCTGGACACAATTGTCAATGCCTCAAAAGGCAAGAAAAATGCATCCATGCCATTTGGTTTATCAATGAAACTGAAATCACAATGTACTTAGAAATATATAACTAGGTTGCTTTTCCCCACCCTTCGATTTCTCAACAGGGTTCACTTAGAGAGGAGAGTGTGACAGATTATCAGAATCAGGGTACTAAATATCTTACTTAGGACTTTGACATGGGAAGTATCCAGATACttgaaattaaattctaaattaaaatTAGTAGAATTCTTTCTTTTGTAAGTGAACTAGGAAACTTTAACTCAGTGCTTGCGAAAGGGAAACTTTATTAGAAGAGAAAAGTTAAGAAGTTTTCAAAATGTTTACTTTTTTAATTAGTAAATGGTGTCAAGAGAATGGGAATGTATTTGGAGGAGTATCCTACTTGTGTaaccttttttccccttccctGGAAGTTCTTTTTTAGACAAGTAGCACCTAATTTTCATGTTCCTCTCTATTGATTGTGAATAAAATCATCATTCAGTTCTTGTATCCTTAATAAGAATCAATTTAACAatttcatttctattttttctgcaaCAGATGCTTACTATGCACTACTACTTACTTTTTGATGGACCTGATGAGCTCTGGCATCATACAAAGAACTTGTATGATGCATCTTCAACATTCAGGTACTTATGATTTTCCATACACCTCCTTGAGTGACACTTGCCAAATAGTGCTTGATAATATTAGCTGGGATGAGGCCTCATTGGgttgtattattattagggtaaattatagTTTGACCCCTCCCCTAGTTTCTGACGAATTTAAATGGCTCTCCTCACCTTTCTTGAGATTTTACATGCCTCCCTTGGGCTATTGAAACAATGATATCATTAACTAGATGTATAATTTGATCAAAACACCCTTcactcattattttttttgtttccttgagTGCCATCGTGATGAAAATACCTTCATTTacaaaaaagggtgtacccagtgcctgaggctcccgccactgcggggtctgtagagggtcataatgtacacagccttacccctgcttcacagagaggctgtttccaaaaaATACCTTCATTTATAGCTAAGATAATAACCAAAAATGGCATTGAACGCATGTTAATGTGAACCTAGTTTTGTGGAGTAGAAAATGCTTACAAGCTACCATCAACTGCTCCAAGTCTGTTGAGGGTAATTTTTGGGATTCTAAAATGTTTATATGAACAGATGCTGATTTTAACTTTTAACTGATGATTTCTTATTATAAGGGGTCTACCAGCAATGTGTAAGGAAACGTAAGGGCAATAGATTTCAGAAAATTGAGGGGAGGCATCTGAAGTTGGCAGAAACCATTATTTTTGGGGAAATAGGTATATGTAGAACGGTAACAAGAATGAGCTCTTTGCATTCTTCGATTGAAGGTGAAGGTCATGAGAAGAATTTTAGGGATCTTTGCATGTTTGTTAGCATAAGGGCCAAAGGGGAGGAGAAATGGGCTTAATCCCTTAGATACAATGCTAGTAAAAGATGATATATTGAGAATGTAACTTTGAAATACTCAAATTAGTTTTGCATTTGGAGAAGCAGGGGTGCTCTGACCTCTCAGTTATTAATGCACACTTCCTTTCTTGCTAGTTTCTCGGAGAAAATATCTATTGGCCCAAATGATATTTTTGCAACTTTGTCAAACCTTCGGAGGTCATTAGTTGGTGACTGGCCCACTGAAAGACTTGTGCATGTTGTGGAGAAACTTCAGTGTCGCGCACATGGTCAATATGGAATTGCAATTCGTGTATCGGGGTCGTTTATAATTGGGAACCAGTTCCTTATATGTGGAGAAGGAGTGCAATTAGAGGGAATGCCCAATTTCGAAGATCTTTCACTTGACATGGCCAGTAAAAGGATGGGAACCTTTCAGGAGCAGTTTGTGATGGAGCCGGGGAGTGTTATTGGACGCTACTATATAGCAAAGCAAGAGCTTTATATCGTCCAACAGTAAAATTccatattttctctcttctccaatgTAAGTAGATTTGACACTAAAATTTATGGGAAATAAGGCTTTCTCCACAGCCATTGGAAATAGCTTCAGCCCACAGGCCATGGTTTTTTTCGATGTGGTTACTGTTCTGATCATCCGTATGCCAATTTTCCTGGCCATTTGGACATATGGCTCATCGTGTGGCAatatggttttggattttttaaccCTTCTCTTTAAAGCCTTATTTCTCCATGTGGCAATATGCTTTTCACTGAAACTTGCCACATAAGTATAGGCTGACTGGTTGATGGAGAGAAATGTGTCTGCGACAGCAAAATTGCCATGTGGTAGAAAAAAAAGGCCTGTTGAGAGACCCTATCTTCATGGGCAGTGGAGAGAGCACTCTCCCAAAGTTTATACAACTCCTACAAATAAAGGTTGCTCACTATCTGATGCTGAAACTAGTCATTTTTTGTGAAAGTATATCTATTTTGCAGATGGATTTATCCTTTTATTAGGCTCGTGTACCTTTAATGCTCTGCATGTTTGGAGAATGGTATGAAACCCCCAGCATATTAAAGCATTTGCTATCCTGAACTCTGGGAACAATTGTTGTATACTTTGTCACTGAACCACTGAACTATGCCCCTTTGGGTTGTTGACACTTGACAATTGTGTGTTATAAGTAACACTATCCATTCAGGAAAAGGTGGACCTTTGATTCATGAACAAGATTATTGTTGAGATGTGTGTCACTCCTTAAACTGAACTGAATGCTCTGAATTAAAAGAGCTCAGCAACTCTGCTCGATCAAGTGACCACTGTGACTCTAAGTTGTGTGGATTTCATATCGCATCATCCTCATGGATCGTAAGGTTTTACTTGACTGAGAAAGTGCATCTCCTCCAAAAGCTGAGAAAAGTTTTTGCCTTCTTGATTTATACTATCATAATGTTCAAGGTGCAAATTAAGAGTGTTTTTGCATCCAAACACTGGTTCACTCTGATGTACTATAATAATATCATTTCTGGATCATGTCCATGTTTACCATCAGTTGCTTCTCTTGATCTTGCTCAGTGTGTAAAGAAACGTCTGCCATTGTTACCTTCATGTGCTATCCCCAGCAATGTGAGCAGAGaaaatttcagttttaaatCCTTTTCCATGTTCTACTCACTCCCCCTCCTAGCATTTTTTATATATGGTGGATTTGGCCTTAGTATATCCTGGAATTTACAAAATCTAAATGCAGGATGCTAATAATGTTGGCAGCTTCAGAAATTTGTTCAGATTCATGGTGATGCTTCAGGAGGTTTCTATATCATTAAATGTTTCTGAGTACACAAAGCAGATCATGAAACTTGTATAAGTTGCACCTCTGTCTgcttgttttatcttggaaGTCCCTTGTGTCAAAATTTCTGCCTGATCATATGGACCCAAAGGCTTAAGCACCATCGTTGTCAAGGCGTCGGCGTCCAGGCGCTTTGGttgacttgggcgccttggtcgcctaggcaggcgccttggacgccatgGTTGCTTACTTGTTGCCGCCTTAAATTTTtgccctctccaacgccttgggtcgcctaaccgccgtgacaactatgttaagTACTGACTTCATATGAAACCCTTTATGCCATTGGCAGATCATGTCGATCTGCATATTCAAGCATTTGTAGGTGGAAAGCTAAGCTGTTTTAGTTAACCACTTCCAAGCATTTGTAGGTGGCAAGCTAAGCTGTTTTTAGTTAATCACTTCCTAATTCGTAGGATAAAAGATTAACTAACTGattactttttttctttgaatGGGGATCGGTGGCCCACTTGGTTCTTTGACTAACATAACCGTAGTACAGATCGGTTAGAAAACGTATGTGCTGTAGTAATTCagtgtaagggtgtcaatcgattcAGATTCAGTTTATGGGGTCAGTTTTGGTTCGGTTTAGGATACACTATATATGCAcaaattgaaactgaaaatttttca encodes:
- the LOC122671600 gene encoding mitogen-activated protein kinase kinase 3 isoform X2; the protein is MAGLEELKKKLTPLLNVEDFSIGTPLDPCESYMVSDGGTVNLLSRSCGIYNINELGLHKRTSGLIDEIDDSEKTYRCASREMRIFGAIGSGASSVVQRAIHVPTHRILALKKINIFEKEKRQQLLNEIRTLCEAPCYQGLVEFHGAFYTPDSGQISIALEYMDGGSLADVLRVRKCIPEPVLSSMVQKLLQGLSYLHGARYLVHRDIKPANLLMNLKGEPKITDFGISAGLENSVAMCATFVGTVTYMSPERIRNETYSYPADIWSLGLSLFECGTGEFPYTANEGPVNLMLQILDDPSPSPSKYSLSPEFCSFIDACLQKDPDTRPTADQLLSHPFIKKYENAGVDLAGFVRSVFDPMQRMKDLADMLTMHYYLLFDGPDELWHHTKNLYDASSTFSFSEKISIGPNDIFATLSNLRRSLVGDWPTERLVHVVEKLQCRAHGQYGIAIRVSGSFIIGNQFLICGEGVQLEGMPNFEDLSLDMASKRMGTFQEQFVMEPGSVIGRYYIAKQELYIVQQ
- the LOC122671600 gene encoding mitogen-activated protein kinase kinase 3 isoform X1; amino-acid sequence: MAGLEELKKKLTPLLNVEDFSIGTPLDPCESYMVSDGGTVNLLSRSCGIYNINELGLHKRTSGLIDEIDDSEKTYRCASREMRIFGAIGSGASSVVQRAIHVPTHRILALKKINIFEKEKRQQLLNEIRTLCEAPCYQGLVEFHGAFYTPDSGQISIALEYMDGGSLADVLRVRKCIPEPVLSSMVQKLLQGLSYLHGARYLVHRDIKPANLLMNLKGEPKITDFGISAGLENSVAMVSDLWSYIYCATFVGTVTYMSPERIRNETYSYPADIWSLGLSLFECGTGEFPYTANEGPVNLMLQILDDPSPSPSKYSLSPEFCSFIDACLQKDPDTRPTADQLLSHPFIKKYENAGVDLAGFVRSVFDPMQRMKDLADMLTMHYYLLFDGPDELWHHTKNLYDASSTFSFSEKISIGPNDIFATLSNLRRSLVGDWPTERLVHVVEKLQCRAHGQYGIAIRVSGSFIIGNQFLICGEGVQLEGMPNFEDLSLDMASKRMGTFQEQFVMEPGSVIGRYYIAKQELYIVQQ